Within Bradymonas sediminis, the genomic segment GCCGTCGGCGAGCGCGTCGGCCTCGCCGCAAAACGGCGTCGCCCCGCTCACCGTCGAGTTATTCGGCAACGCCACCGGCGGTGACGCCCCGCTGAGCTATAAGTGGACCTTTGGCGACGGCACGCCCAGCGTGACCACCCGAAACGCCAACCACACCTACGCCAACCCGGGCAGCTATACGGCCACCTTCCTGGTCACCGACGCCGACGGCGACACCAACTCCGCCACGGTCACCATCAACGTGCGCGATAACCTCACCCCGTCGATCAGCGCCAACGCCACGCCCACCAGCGGCCACGCGCCGCTCGACGTCGCGTTCAGCGCCCTGGCGGTCAGCGGCGACGCGCCCTATTCCTATCAGTGGACCTTCGGCGACGGCAGCGGCACCAGCAGCCGCCAGAACCCCTCGCATCAATACACCTCCGCCGGCTCGTATACCGCGACGGTCACCGTGACCGACGCCGACGGCGACACCGCCAGCGACACCGTCCAGATTTCGGTCTCCAGCAACTCCGTGCCCGCGGTCAGCGCGACGGTCGACAGTGACACCGGCGTCGCCCCGCACACCGTGCAGTTCAGCGCGACCGGCAGCGGCGGCGACGGCACGCTTAGCTATGAATGGATCTTCGGCGACTCCACCCCCAACGCGAGCGGGGCGGTCGTGTCGCACACCTATACGACCACCGGAAATTACGAGGCCGAGGTGATCGTCACCGACGCCGACGGCGACACCGCCAGCGCGACTGTCCCGGTGCTCGTCACCGCCGGCTCGCCAGACCTCGCCGTCGAGAGCTTCACCGCGACCCCCAACGGGCGCTCGCTCACCTATACGATCGACATCAAAAACCGCGGCGCGGTCGACTCCACCGCTCCCTTCTATATCACCTTCTATCACGACCGCGCCTCGGCGCCGGATTTCGACAGTGCGATCGACGGCGTGGGCATCGTCGATGGTGGCGACCCCACGATTTCCGCCGGCGAGACCATCCGGGTGACCATCACCTTCGACGACCTGCCCGCGGACACCCAGGACGCGTATGTCTGGATCGACTATCTTGAAGACGTCGCCGACCTTGACCGCAGCAATAATATCTCCGGACCGGTCAACTATACGATCGACGCGGTGATGATTAACGAGTTTATGTACGACTCGCCCCAGACCGACGAAAAGACGTTTATCGAACTTCGGGGCACCCCCGGAAAAGATATGACGGGCTATAAGCTCGTCTCCATCAACGGCAATGGCGGCGCAGAGATCGCGACCTTTACCTTCCCGCAGGGAACCACGATTCCCGCCGACGGATTCCTGGTCATCGGCGACGGATTGGGCACCAACGAGGACATCGTGGACCCCTTCGCGGACCTGCAAAACGGGCCGGATAACCTGGTCTTGCGCGACCCCAGCGACGTCGAAATCGACGCCGTGGGATACGGCTTCTTCAACGGCTCCGAGGTCTTCGTGGGTCAGGGGCAGCCGACCTACGAGGCCAAAGAGGGTTATTCGCTGGGGCGCGATGGCTGGAAGTCGACCGGTGACAACCGCACCGACTTTGTCACCTGGCGCATCCCCACGCCCGGCGCGCCCAACGAACTGCCGCTGACAAATAACGCGGATACCTGCGCGGACGCGTTCCTCTTCTCGGAGGGACACCGCCACGGCATCTTCTCCATCAAGGGCAACCTCGCCGACGGCGCGAGCAATAGCTTCACCTCGCTGGCGCAAACGGGCGCCGGGGTGTGTGAGGCGACCGGCGACACCTTCGGCGGGCGCGACCAGATCTACCAATTTACCGTTCCCTCGGGCAAAACCGGGACGGTGAAGGTTTCCTTCGAAGACCACAGCATGCAGGACCTCGACCTCATCCTCACCGGCGCGCCGTGCAACTCGCTGGACACCGGTTTCGAGGCTTGCGTCGAGACCGCCGAGACCAGCGGCGTCACCGAAGCAACGTACACGCTGAGTTCCGGCGACTATTATCTGGTCGTCCTGGAGGACTCGGTCACCCCGTCAAACTCGACCTCCCTATCCTACTCGATTCGCGTCGAGATGAATTTCTAATCGCGCGAAGGCTCATCATCGGGCGGGGCGGTCGCGCACTAAGCACATTTATTGCGCGCGACCGCCCCGCCCTTTTTTGTTTCCAAACCGCATCTTGAACCCGCTCAAACCCGCGTGCTAGCGTGGCCTTTGTTTGGCGAATTGCCCACGCGGCTTGTGCTCCAGCATCGCTGCATTGAAGATATATTTATGACCGACGGAACAGACGTGACTCAATCAACCTCTTATTTGCTCAAAAACGCGACCATCGTCACGATGAACTCCGACTACGATGTCGTGTACGGCGACGTGCATATTAAAGACGAGAAGATCGTCGACATCGTGGCGCATACCGCCCCCAACCGCGACGAGTTGGCCGCGCGCACGATTGAGCAGGGCGCGACGGTGGTCGACGTCGCCGGCCAGGCGCTGATCCCCGGGTTTGTCCAGACCCATATCCACCTGTGCCAGACGCTGATGCGCAACGGCGCCGACGATATGGTGCTGATCGACTGGCTCAAGACGCGCATCTGGCCCTACGAGGCCTCGCTTAATTACGAAGAGCTCAAGGCGAGCGCCGAGCTCGGGCTGGCCGAGCTGATCCTGGGCGGCACCACCGCCCTGCTCGACATGGGCACCGTCAGCCACACCGACGCGGTGGCCGAGGCCGTCGCCGAGAGCGGCATCCGCGGGTTTATCGGCAAGTGCATGATGGATTACGGCGACGAGGTGCCCAAAGCGTTGCTCGAAAATACCCAGGAGAGCCTGCGCGAGAGCCTGGCGCTCGCCGAGCGCTGGGACGGCGCGGCCAACGGACGCATCCGCTACGCCTTTGCCCCGCGTTTCGCGGTCTCATGCACGCGTGAGCTGCTCGAGAGCGTGGTCGAGGCGGCCAACGACCTCGATCTTTTCATCCACACCCACGCCTCCGAGACGACCTTCGAGAACGCGTTCACCCAGGAGAAATACGGCCTGGATAATATCGCGTTTTTGGAAGCCATCGGCATGACCCGCCCCAAGAGCGTCTTCGCCCACGCGGTGCACGTCACCGACCATGAGTGTGAGGTCCTCGCGCGCACCAAGACCGCCATTTCGCATTGCCCGTCGAGCAATCTCAAACTCGCCAGCGGCATCGCGAATATGCCGCGCTACGACAAGTTCGGGGTGCAGGTGTCGCTCGGCGCGGACGGCGCGCCCTGCAATAATAACCTGGACGCGTTCGTCGAAATGCGCCTGGCCGCGCTGATCCAGAAGCCCATTCACGGCCCGCAGGCCATGCCCGCGCGACGTGTGCTCGAGCTCGCGACCCTCGACGGCGCGCGCACCCTGGGCATCGACGATGAAGTCGGCAGCGTCGAGGTCGGTAAATTCGCCGATCTCGTGGTCGTCGACCTCGACTCGGACCCGGGCTGCGGCCCCGCCGGCGACGTGTACTCACGCATCGTCTACTCCGCGCACAGCTCCAACGTGCGCCATGTCTTTGCCTCCGGGCGCCACCTGGTGCGCAACGGTGAGCTGCAGAACGCCGACCTGGGCAAGGTCCTTGATAACGCGCGTGTCGCCCAAAAAGACGTCGTAGAGCGCATGCTCACCCTCTAAACCCTCCAGGCGCCCCGTCCCGGGGCGCTTTCCAACGCGCAGCAGGCCTGCTGAAACTTTATTTATCGTCATACGGGCAACTAATTATTGGTGTCTGCTTAAAATCAGCCACCAATAAATAATTTGACACCCGCTTTGACCCGGCGATCCAACCTCCATAGTCTCAAAATCGTGGTGGACGTAGCGCCCAGTATCCACCACCTCTGCAGAAGTAGTACCTCATCGTAGAGTTTTTGGGGTGGGATTTGGCGGGTGCCAATTCCGACGAGACAGGTGCATGGCGCACTGTCTCCCTAAGGGTCCGGAGGTTTCGCGTACGCTTGCGAAGACCATCCGTCCGATCTGTGACTGTTAAACTCAAGGACAGAGGACGACGTTATGACAGAAATTGGCTCCGTGAAATGGTTCAACAACGCTAAAGGCTATGGCTTCATCCGGATGGACGATATCGACGAGGATATCTTCGTTCACTATAGCTCCATCCTGGAAGATGGCTTCAAAACGCTTAAGGCCGACGAAGAGGTTGAGTTCGTGCTTGAGCAAGGGCCCAAGGGACTGCACGCGGCTGCGGTCGAACGAGTCGGACTCGCGCGCTAATCGCGGGTGACATCGGGCGAAAGCCCGGCGGTTGCAGGCCCCCAGCATGGGCGCCTGCAACCGCCGTCTCATTTATTAGCCAACCTCGGCACCTCGTAGCATGCCTTCACGCTTAGGATTTAATCTCCCATGGAATCTCGTTTTCCCAACTTCTTCAACTCCCGGACCGAGTCCTCGCTCCCATTGCCCCAATCGTTGCCCCCTGGCGGCGAACTCACGGCGCTATATCAGCATATGCTGCGCCAGAACCAACTCGTGAGCGCGTCGTGTCAGCAATGCCAGCACACCCATTTCCCGCCGAAATCACGCTGCCCTCGTTGCCACGCCTATACACTGGAACCCGTGCGTTTGAGCGGGCGCGGCCAATTGCACTCCGCCGATATCTCTTCGAACCCGGAAGAGCTCTCGCTGGGGCATATCTTACTTGAAGAGGGATTCTGGGTACGCGCGCTGCTCGTCGGTGCTTTTGAGAACGACGCCCAACTCACCCACTCGATCCAGGCAAAGCCGGTCGACGTCGTCTCCCACGTCTTATGTACCCAGGGCGTGTCAATTCTGGCCTTTAAACCTGCCCCGAACACACTTTTCCACGTATAAGATAACGCCAGCGCAACAATACCCTAAAAAACCAGTAGGGATTGTGTGACAATTTCAATACCGGCGGGAATCTTTCCCGCCGATTGGATGTTTGCATAGGTGACACGGCGTCCCAGGGACGCTATTTACGTCGTCCCATTTTCAATCTGCTGTTTATTAAACCCCAACCATGTGGAGAAAATATGTCTCTTAAATTAGGCGAAAAAGCCCCCCGTTTTAAAGCAATGACGACCCACGGAGAGCTCGACTTTTACGATTGGGCAGGCGACTCCTGGGTTCTCCTTTTCTCGCATCCGGCCGACTTCACGCCGGTTTGCACCACCGAGATGGGCACCGTTGCTCGGTATAAAGACGAATGGGAGAAGCGCGGGGTTAAAGCGATCGGCATCTCGGTCGACCCGGTCGATGACCACCATGAGTGGATCAAAGACATCGAAGAGACCCAGAAGACCGACGTCTACTACCCCATCGTCGCCGACGAAGACCGTAAAGTCGCCGAGCTCTACGGCATGATTCATCCCGAGGCCCTCGCCACCGCGACTGTGCGCTCGGTATTCATCATCGACCCGAACAAGAAGATCCGCATGACGCTGACCTATCCGGCATCCACCGGCCGTAACTTCCCGGAATTGCTGCGCGTCATCGACTCGCTCCAGCTCACCGACAGCAATAGCGTGGCGACGCCGGCCGACTGGAAGATGGGCGACCGCGTCATCATCTCCCCCTCGATCACGGACAAAGCCGAGCTCGACGAGAAATTCCCGCAGGGCTACGAGGTCGTCAAACCCTATCTCCGCTATACGCAACTGCCGGAGAAATCCTGAATCTAGCGCCTGATTTGCCCTCAGGGGCAACTTAAGGAAAAGAAAGAGCGGGCGATGCCAACTGGCATCGCCCGCTCTTTTTCTGTCCGATCGAAGCGCGCTTAGCCTCGCTTATATACCGCGATCTGTCCGTCCGCGTTGCCGATAATGACATAATTCCCGGCGCGCTTCACGGTCGCGATCGGCGCTCCGGACTCAATGGTCTGAAAGGGACGGGTATAGGCGCGCGCATAAATATGAACGCAGCCGTCCGTCCCGGCGCTGACCGGCTCGCCCATGGTGCTGACGGCGACCGCGCGCACCGCTCCCTGGTGCGCCATCAACTCCAACGTCGCCTCGCCCTTCTCCTCGCGCGTCCAAACCCGACCGCCCTCGCTCCCCCAGATCAGATTGCCGCAACGCGCAGCCATCGCCAGAATCTTCGCGTCGGCCTGGGCCAGGTCGATCTGAGCGCCCGCGCGATTCCATCGCTTGACGAACCCGTCGTGGCCGGCGCTCAGGACCGATTGCTCGGCGAAGAGCACCGCGCTGACAGCCGAATCATGGGCATCAAGCGATCGCAGCAGGGGCGCGTTATCGACGCCCCAGACCCGCACCTGGCCGTCGACGCTACCGCTTAACAAAGCCTTCTCGTCGGGCGAGAACGCGAGACTTGTGAGCCCGGAGGAGTGCGCGTGGCGCCGGGCATGGCGCAGCACCCCGGCGCTCCCCAGCGTCTTCTGCGGCAGCACCCACCCGTGCAAAACGCCGGCGTCGTCCCCGGCGTAAATAAGGGTCGCGCCCGCCGCAAATACCACCACGTTCAGCTTTGCATCGGCGACCTCGAAGCGATGCTTCTCCTCGCCGTCGAACTTCCAGATCACGACGCGCCCGTCGGCCCCACAGCTCGCGATTAGCTTGCGCTTGGTGTCCAGCGCGAGGCTCGTTAATTGACGATGCGGCGATTCGAACTCGCAGGCCAACTCATAGTGCTGGGTCGGCGCGACGCTGCGGGCGATAATCGCCATGCCCGGCGCCGACGGGGTCCAGCGGCGCTCCCAGATATCTTTAAAATCGGTGTCTATCAGCTCGACGCCCTCCGACTCCGGCGCCAGCCCCGCATCGCGAAGGTCGGGAATCTCGAGAAGCCCGCTGCCGCCGCCCTGGCCCGCGCTGAGCCGATGCGCGTCCGGGCCAAATAACTTCCCGGCGCGCAGCTTCGCGAACGCGCTGCCAAGCTGCATCTTCGGCTCCTGCTCGTCGGTCTCGGGCAACAGGACCATGCGCGTGGGGGTCTCGAATTCCTCGCTGAGTCCAACTCTGCGCGGAGCAGTCTCCTCATCAAGCCCCACCCGTTGCTGAGCCGGGCTATCGGCAAACTCCGGCGCCCGGGCGACCGCGGGCATCGCCTGCGTCTCGGGCATCACGGGCGCGCTATCGCGCGGCCCGATGGGAATCGCGCGAGTGGCCGTGCCGCTGCGATCGCCAAACGCATTCCCGGCGGGCTTCGGCGCATCTTCGCCCACCACCTGCGCAGGCTCACTGGTCTGCACCACTTCCGGCGCAGCCTGATTCAGCGCCTCACCAAACTCCTCAAAAACATCGCTCTGCAGGTCGAACCCAATCGCGGGGAGCACCTGCGTCTCTGGAGTTGTCTCGGCTTCGGCCTGCGAGCCAATCGAGCCCAGGTAGATCGGCGTCGTCTCCGCCACCTTCTTCTTCGACTCGGCCGGACTCGCCGGGGCCTGAACCGCCGGAAGTTCGGCGCTCAACCGTGCCTTCAACCTCGAACTAAGCGAATTCGCCGCCCGATTTCGGGAAGGAGTCGTCTTCGTCGCGTGCTCCCGATCTCGCGCCGCGACTTCGTCGATCGCCACGCTCTGCATCTTAACCGTCTCAAAAGAAACCGCCGGCGCGCCATCGTCATCTTGCGCAGGCTCCGGCGCCTCCACCGCCAAGCTCGCGCTCGACGAGACCATTCCAAGCCCCAGATCGGCGGGGATATCATCGAAGAACTCGGCCAGCGCGGCGTGCGCCTCGCCGCCTTCCTCCTCTGCCTCAGCCAACGCCTGGCTGAGGTCGACCCTGATATCCTGCGCATCCTCCTGGACATCCTCCTGGGCCTCGCTCTCCTGGCGCAACGCGTCCTCGAAGACCGGCTCGGGCTCCTCGGGCGTTGCGCCGGCCGCCGCTGACGGCTCGGCGAATATTTCCTCGGCGACCGACTCTTCCTCGAGCTCCTCGCCGAAGGCATCCGCCGGCTCCTGGGCCCCAAACGCGTCGAAGGCGTCCGGAAAACTCGAGCCGTCGGAGACTTCGGAAAACCCGCCCGAAAACTCGCTGCTCAGCCCGGCCTCCGAATATCCGTTGAGCCCAAGCGCCTCCTCGGCGAAATACCCGCCGATCGGGTTTCCCTCGAGGCGCTCAAGGCGGCGCAGGTCCGCGCTGCCCCACACCGCCGCGCTATAATCGCTCGACACGCTGATGATGCGCGTTGCCTCCGGAGCGTGGATATTCAAGAGCCAGTCCGAGTGCGCCTTCGCCGACGCCTCCACCGTCCCCTCGCGCCAATTCCACCGATTAATATACCCGTCGTAGCCCCCCGAGATCAGCGCGTCCGAGCCAGCGGC encodes:
- a CDS encoding WD40 repeat domain-containing protein, which codes for MLNRVQYGHDPQTDRFALAIGSQSIGVWELAPVEDLSTQVSASARTKRPRRTPALTISTPTPGMTGLVFLAPTVLLSVHESGDFVAWRIADAHGHLLERVELLWEFRLPLKPCMTEVHGGYGREDFRIAVGTKSGTLLMLLPRAEAQPEVACASGAHQSEITALAFSPGGTALASAGRDRLIKLWDAREFEAPQDGTSRRLRVTQELSGSEAWPLCLGFSHAGDRLASGGMDHDLNLWKVGAGVEHPLLGSVIEHYGWIVDLAWSPDDSAIATASWDNSVGIFEPAGLSRRASLSAHRDYVSTVHFAAGSDALISGGYDGYINRWNWREGTVEASAKAHSDWLLNIHAPEATRIISVSSDYSAAVWGSADLRRLERLEGNPIGGYFAEEALGLNGYSEAGLSSEFSGGFSEVSDGSSFPDAFDAFGAQEPADAFGEELEEESVAEEIFAEPSAAAGATPEEPEPVFEDALRQESEAQEDVQEDAQDIRVDLSQALAEAEEEGGEAHAALAEFFDDIPADLGLGMVSSSASLAVEAPEPAQDDDGAPAVSFETVKMQSVAIDEVAARDREHATKTTPSRNRAANSLSSRLKARLSAELPAVQAPASPAESKKKVAETTPIYLGSIGSQAEAETTPETQVLPAIGFDLQSDVFEEFGEALNQAAPEVVQTSEPAQVVGEDAPKPAGNAFGDRSGTATRAIPIGPRDSAPVMPETQAMPAVARAPEFADSPAQQRVGLDEETAPRRVGLSEEFETPTRMVLLPETDEQEPKMQLGSAFAKLRAGKLFGPDAHRLSAGQGGGSGLLEIPDLRDAGLAPESEGVELIDTDFKDIWERRWTPSAPGMAIIARSVAPTQHYELACEFESPHRQLTSLALDTKRKLIASCGADGRVVIWKFDGEEKHRFEVADAKLNVVVFAAGATLIYAGDDAGVLHGWVLPQKTLGSAGVLRHARRHAHSSGLTSLAFSPDEKALLSGSVDGQVRVWGVDNAPLLRSLDAHDSAVSAVLFAEQSVLSAGHDGFVKRWNRAGAQIDLAQADAKILAMAARCGNLIWGSEGGRVWTREEKGEATLELMAHQGAVRAVAVSTMGEPVSAGTDGCVHIYARAYTRPFQTIESGAPIATVKRAGNYVIIGNADGQIAVYKRG
- a CDS encoding 5'-deoxyadenosine deaminase, whose amino-acid sequence is MTDGTDVTQSTSYLLKNATIVTMNSDYDVVYGDVHIKDEKIVDIVAHTAPNRDELAARTIEQGATVVDVAGQALIPGFVQTHIHLCQTLMRNGADDMVLIDWLKTRIWPYEASLNYEELKASAELGLAELILGGTTALLDMGTVSHTDAVAEAVAESGIRGFIGKCMMDYGDEVPKALLENTQESLRESLALAERWDGAANGRIRYAFAPRFAVSCTRELLESVVEAANDLDLFIHTHASETTFENAFTQEKYGLDNIAFLEAIGMTRPKSVFAHAVHVTDHECEVLARTKTAISHCPSSNLKLASGIANMPRYDKFGVQVSLGADGAPCNNNLDAFVEMRLAALIQKPIHGPQAMPARRVLELATLDGARTLGIDDEVGSVEVGKFADLVVVDLDSDPGCGPAGDVYSRIVYSAHSSNVRHVFASGRHLVRNGELQNADLGKVLDNARVAQKDVVERMLTL
- a CDS encoding Zn-ribbon domain-containing OB-fold protein, producing the protein MESRFPNFFNSRTESSLPLPQSLPPGGELTALYQHMLRQNQLVSASCQQCQHTHFPPKSRCPRCHAYTLEPVRLSGRGQLHSADISSNPEELSLGHILLEEGFWVRALLVGAFENDAQLTHSIQAKPVDVVSHVLCTQGVSILAFKPAPNTLFHV
- a CDS encoding lamin tail domain-containing protein; translated protein: MVPSKQFLYSGMSLLLALSLAASGCAEADVAVDEDAQSTNNVPSNNQPDTGRVDVPTPAPVASIEATPSTGIAPLQVAFSAQVSSGSGAYDYAWDFGDSQTSDAKSPSHLYETPGTFEATLVVTDRATSKISNTAKASIRVGDYDSPLVSASASPSRGAAPLSVSFTTTTTGGSTPYSYVWNFGDGTPASSAQAPSHEYTTPGTYTATVTVTDANGKTDSDQVEVEVETTAIFRVELTANHTSGLAPLSVTFASQIQGGESPYTYAWDFGDGATSTTSLPSHTFNTPGSYNVELTLTDANGAVATNTVSIEVQAPDALIVNPSASPDHGIAPLTVQFQGDASGGSGTLEYQWNFGDGQTSTEKNPRHIYVSAGSYTASLVVTDALGTTANGSVNIEAGSDLVPSASASASPQNGVAPLTVELFGNATGGDAPLSYKWTFGDGTPSVTTRNANHTYANPGSYTATFLVTDADGDTNSATVTINVRDNLTPSISANATPTSGHAPLDVAFSALAVSGDAPYSYQWTFGDGSGTSSRQNPSHQYTSAGSYTATVTVTDADGDTASDTVQISVSSNSVPAVSATVDSDTGVAPHTVQFSATGSGGDGTLSYEWIFGDSTPNASGAVVSHTYTTTGNYEAEVIVTDADGDTASATVPVLVTAGSPDLAVESFTATPNGRSLTYTIDIKNRGAVDSTAPFYITFYHDRASAPDFDSAIDGVGIVDGGDPTISAGETIRVTITFDDLPADTQDAYVWIDYLEDVADLDRSNNISGPVNYTIDAVMINEFMYDSPQTDEKTFIELRGTPGKDMTGYKLVSINGNGGAEIATFTFPQGTTIPADGFLVIGDGLGTNEDIVDPFADLQNGPDNLVLRDPSDVEIDAVGYGFFNGSEVFVGQGQPTYEAKEGYSLGRDGWKSTGDNRTDFVTWRIPTPGAPNELPLTNNADTCADAFLFSEGHRHGIFSIKGNLADGASNSFTSLAQTGAGVCEATGDTFGGRDQIYQFTVPSGKTGTVKVSFEDHSMQDLDLILTGAPCNSLDTGFEACVETAETSGVTEATYTLSSGDYYLVVLEDSVTPSNSTSLSYSIRVEMNF
- a CDS encoding cold shock domain-containing protein translates to MTEIGSVKWFNNAKGYGFIRMDDIDEDIFVHYSSILEDGFKTLKADEEVEFVLEQGPKGLHAAAVERVGLAR
- a CDS encoding peroxiredoxin, producing the protein MSLKLGEKAPRFKAMTTHGELDFYDWAGDSWVLLFSHPADFTPVCTTEMGTVARYKDEWEKRGVKAIGISVDPVDDHHEWIKDIEETQKTDVYYPIVADEDRKVAELYGMIHPEALATATVRSVFIIDPNKKIRMTLTYPASTGRNFPELLRVIDSLQLTDSNSVATPADWKMGDRVIISPSITDKAELDEKFPQGYEVVKPYLRYTQLPEKS